The DNA window GGAAAAGGTATTGGATGCCATGAAACTACAATTActtaaaatatgatttttgttaCATCAAAACACTCAAaacaaggaggggggaggaggagggatCAGAGGCAGTATAAACCAGTCCTCTAAAACTAGTCAAAAAACAAAGGGCCAGAACAACAATGTGTCATGATACAGACTTTAGACAAATGGTGCCTATAATTGATGAGACTatctaaatgacacctctagaggtgtatttagaacttgtaaccttcttgggttttcaaaataattcgAAACTAAATTATCATTATGTTAGCAATGAACCTATCTGGCCTGGAAGTCTAGGGATGTACAAGGGAACAATAAAAGCAACAAAGataacacttcaaagattccaaatgatCAGAGGTCCTGAACTTAAATGGCATGGAAGTTAATGGTTTCACAACTTTCAAGAGTTCACAATTTGAATCTTGACTCAATTCAAAAATACAAACTTGCATTCCAAAAAATGACAATCTTAATTTAGAGAGGCATTTGGATAGAGTGATCTCAATTCAAAACCTtgaaagcatagttgtcaaggcacctTTGTAGCCAGATGACACCTTGATTTTTCCTCTAATCCTATGTGTAGGACCGCCTATAACCCATGACAACGATGCTTGAAGGCATAATTGGCTATAAATATTGTTGATGGGTGATACAAATTTCTAGCATCTATATCAATTCTACCTTCCTACTGGTCTGTTACATGTAGACATTTATAAAATAAGAACTGATTATTAGGCATCATGTGGTGTGAACTGTAAATAAGCAAGGCATCCATAGTGAGAAATTCTATTTAAGACCACGGGAGAGGGGTACAAACATAGTCCCTCCACCAATGATTTCTTGTACACAACTGGTTTTAAAAATAATGGAACCACCTTAAAACCAAAAGCATGGTGACACAAATAAAAAAGGCAAAATAAGATGAATGATAAATGTTAGCAAAATATGATCATAATTGCCTGAAAATTGCAGTCTTGTTCCTCCTCAAAAGAAACTGAATATTTCATAAATTCTCATCAAGGAAACAAATTCGATTGCTGTACCCTAAAGCATGGGCACATTATTTTTATAACAAAAGTCCGAAGCAGCAACATTTTCCAATCACAAGGTTGCATTAACTTGGAAGGGCTGCACAGATCGAACCAATTTAAACTACAGATTGGTCacagaaacttttttttatgtaatATAGCTAGTGTCTAAAAGCACAAATGGCAATACACAAATTAATCAAAGGGACAAGGTATAGAAACACCGCAAGAAACCCTCCTATACATAGAACTTTCATGTCTCCATAAAACTTATCTAAAGCCACCAAAATCATTAAACCAACTTCATTACATATTATGAACATGATTTCAGGTGATAAAGATTAAAGTCCACAGTATGGGCATAACATAGAACCATGCAAATTACAAGATAAAAGACACTATGAAACacataataaataattcaagaACAAATAATTACCCTAAATGCTGGCTGGTATTCAGGTGGAGCTCCACCCTTGTCGCCAAACTCTCCTGGAGGTCCTCGAGGTCCTCCACGGTACCCATCACGGTCACCAAATCTAGGCCTATCTCCCTCAAAGCGAGGAGGGCCactatataattaaaaaaaacaaataatcatGACAATATTAGAATATTTCTGGGGTTCAATACTAGCTAGTTGAATACAAGCAACAACCAGCAAGGTAGATCACTAATTACCGGGGGCGATCACCAGGAGGGCCACCCATTGGCCTACCAGGGGCCTTAACAGATTTCTTCAAGGTAGCTGGGACGATTTCTGATGGGAGATTGAGGTATGTTCGGAGGAATTCGATACCATCGTTGGTGAGATACCAATAGTAGTGCATCCACGCAAAGGTCTCGCGGACATACTCCTTCGATTTAAAACTCTGCATCAACTTAATGACCTGCAGATTTGGAACATCAATGTCGGGGTGCTTCGCGAGATTGAAGTCCTTCTTGGCATAGCAAACGCCCTCTGTAgattaactaaaaaaaaaacaagatgaGAAACGGAAgatcaaagagaaaatgaagaaccCTCTGTATAGATCAACAAATCGAATAGAAAGAGTGACCTTGAAAGAGGTACTTCGAGATCTCTCTGCGATTCTTCTCTGGAATAATCTGCAAGAAAAAGAT is part of the Macadamia integrifolia cultivar HAES 741 chromosome 9, SCU_Mint_v3, whole genome shotgun sequence genome and encodes:
- the LOC122088234 gene encoding 40S ribosomal protein S10-1 yields the protein MIIPEKNRREISKYLFQEGVCYAKKDFNLAKHPDIDVPNLQVIKLMQSFKSKEYVRETFAWMHYYWYLTNDGIEFLRTYLNLPSEIVPATLKKSVKAPGRPMGGPPGDRPRGPPRFEGDRPRFGDRDGYRGGPRGPPGEFGDKGGAPPEYQPAFRAPGGRPGFGRGGGGAGAGPASSSMA